The following is a genomic window from Acidimicrobiales bacterium.
CCGGAGGCCTGGGCGGCGAGGTCCTCCGTGATCGTGTCCGACGCTCCCGCCGCGTCCTCCGCCGCCGACCCTCCATAGTCTGGGCCGGGGACGCCGAAATTCTTGGCCCACACGTAGTTGCCCGACGAGTCCAACTTCGAAACGAACACGTCCTCGCTGCCGTTCGAGGAGAGGTTGGCAGTGCCCGCACCCGGGTCGAAGTCGACCGTGCCGGAGAAGGACCCGGCGGTGTACACGTTGCCCGACGAGTCGACCGCCACCGACTTGCCAAGGTTCTGTCCGGTGCCGCTGAAGACAGCGACCGCACCGTCATCGGACGACCACGCACCGGCGGGCGACCAGACACCCCCACCAGCGTCGACACGACCAGCACCGCTGTTACGGCGGTGCGCAGCCGACGCCGGGTGGCGCCGGGGGCCGGGTCAGAACGTGCGGTCACCCGTTGATGTTATGGAGACCAGACCGGAGTCACCCGGTTGGTGGGTGGCGGTCGGTGCCGAGCTGGTCGGTGCGTTTCTCGTTCTGCGGTCCGGGCTTTTCGGCGGATGTTCCGCCGGGGGTCAGTTGGTGAACTCCAACCCGTCGAAGTTCCCGTCGGCCCGCCACCCTTCGAGGAGTTGGAAGAACTCGATGGATCCGCCCCCGTAGGGCGCGGCCTGGATGGCGCTTGGTTCGCGGGCTTGCCCTTCGTTGTTGTAGTAGCCGGGGGTGCAGTCCGCGCCGCCGAGCGCTCCCATGGCGCCGAGGCCTTTCTCGACGATGGTGGCTACCCATGCTTCTTCGCCTTGTTCGGAAACTTCGACGGTGACCGCTCCCTGGTGGAGGGCGTGGCCGATGATGTGGGCCAGGTGGGTGGAGAGTTCGTCGAGGAGGTGCGGGAAGTTCGCGGTGAACGCGGCTTGGCTGATTTGCATGAAGAAGCAGTTCGGGAACCCGCGGCTCTGCACGCCGTGCAGTGTCGACATGCCGGTGGCCCATTTTTCGGACAGGGTCTGGCCGCGGCTTCCGATGATTTCGTAGCCGGCCCGGCGGGCGTAGGAGGTTCCCACTTCGAAGCCGGTGGCGAAGATGATGCAGTCGACTTCGTATTCGACTCCGTCGACCACCAGGCCGTGTTCGGTGATCCGGTCGATGCCTTTCCCGGCGGTGTCGACGAGTTCCACGTTGGGTCGGTTGAACGCCGGCAGGTACTCGTCGTTGAACGTGGGGCGTTTGCAGAACATCCGGTAGTAGGGCTTGAGTTTCTCAGCGATTTCCGGGGAGTCGACGAGGCCGTCGACCCGGGATCGGATTTCGTTCATCTTGTCGAAGTTGGCCATCTCGAGGATCTCGGCAATGTCGGCGCTGCCGTCGGCTTGGGCGTCGCGGAAGCGGCGGATCATCATGCCGATCAGATCGGTCCACCCGTCGTCGACCAGGTCTTCGGTTTGGGGAACGCCGGAGACGAGGCCGTTGAAGTTCTCCATTCGCTGTTTCTGCCATCCGGGTTGAAGACCGGCGGCCCATTGGGAGTCGGTGGGTTCGTTGCCTCGCACATCCACCGACGAGGGGGTGCGTTGGAACACGTAGAGGTGCTGGGCTGTCTCGCCGAGAAACGGCACGCATTGGATGGCGCTGGCACCGGTGCCGATCACCGCGACCCGCTTGTCGCCCAGCCGGTCAAGGTCCCCGTCGGGCCCGCCGCCGGTGTAGTCGTAGTCCCATCGGCTGGTGTGGAACGCGTGGCCTTGGAAGTCGCTGATGCCGGGGATGCCGGGGAGTTTCGGCCGGTTGAGGGGCCCGTTGGCCATGGCCACGAACCGGGCTCGCAGAGCGTCGCCCCGGTTGGTGGCGACGATCCACCGGGCGGCGTCTTCGTCCCAGGTCATGCCGGTGACTTCCGTTTGGAACATCACCCCGTCGTAGAGCCGGTAGTGCTCGCCGAGACGCCGGCTGTAGTCGAGGATCTCCCGGGCGTACGAGTATTTCTCCTGGGGGATGTAGCCGACTTCTTCGAGGAGCGGCAGGTAGATGTAGGACTCGATGTCGCACTGGGCTCCCGGGTACCGGTTCCAGTACCAGGTGCCGCCGAAATCGCCGCCTTTTTCGATGATCCGCAGGTCTTCCACGCCGGCTTCGCGGAGGCGGGCTCCCATCTGGAGGCCGCCGAAGCCGCCTCCGACGACGATCACGTCGACCTCGTCGGTGAGCGGCGGCCGGTCGATGGGAGATTCGACGTACGGGTCGTCGGTGTAGTGGGCGAACTCTCCGACGACCTCTATGTACTGGTCGTTTCCGTCGGCGCGCAGCCGTTTGTCCCGTTCGACGCGGTAGCGGTCCCGCATAGCGTCGGGATCGAAGCGGCCCTCGGCGGGGCTGACGGTTTCAGCCTGTCGGCTGGTGGTACTCAGCGTTGGGGTCCTTCTCCACGGAACTGTGGTGCTGTCAACAAACGCATCGGTGAACGGTCTTTCAAAATACTCGACTGGTTGCGGCCGGGGCCTCTCACCCGGTCAGGGGTTCGGTCATCGTCAGGTTTGGCGTTCGAGTATGGACCACGTTGGAAGGTGCCGCCTAAGCCGCGACCAACGGTCCTTTGCGGTCAGTCAATGGTCAGCCGGTACACGTTGGTTTCCCGCTTTTCGAACCCGAGGCGTTCGTAGAGCCGGTTGGCTGCCTCCCGGCTGGGCCGGGACGTGAGGTCCGATGGCCTCTCCCTAGAGGCGTCGCCGCGTGGCCCCAGCCCACCAGTTCCGCGGTTTGAGCCTCTCGCCGTAGCCGAGGCGGTCATTTAACCGGAGCATCACCTTGCGTAGCCCGGTGGAGGCAAGGCGCCGCCCGAGCCGGTGGCGGCGTTTCGTGAAGTCCTTGTTATACGGGCAAACCCGCATGCAGATCATGCAATCGGTGACAATCTGCGTCCAGTACGAAAAGCACTTCTCGCCGTCAACTGACCACTTGCGAACACCCTTGATTGCCGAACGGTTCAACTTCACCGGAGAAGGCGCCCCGTCAGGGATTGCTTTAGGAGGGCACGCATCGGTGCAGCGCCTGCAGACCTCACAGAATTCGCTTACTCCGAACTCGACCGGAACGTCGTGCCCTACCGGCAGGTCGGTGAAGATCTTCCCGAACCGAACCCGCGGTCCAAACTCGGGCGTAATCACCAGTCCGTGCCGGCCGTACTCACCCAACCCGGCCTGGATGGCTAGTGGAATGGCCAGAGCAGTGTCGTTGAGACTAGGTACGGCCTGGTAGCCGAGATTTCGAAGCCACTGCGCAGTAGCCAAAAGCACCAGGGCGTCCTTTGAGTAGCCGAGACCGACGGCTGCCCCAGACAGTGCTGATGGCACAGTGTCGACAAGGTCGTGGTCCATGGCCTGGCCGACAACAACGACGCTTGTCAACCCGGCAGGCAGCCCAACCGGTCGCCCCTCGCCGGCATGTCGTGCATAGCGTTGGCTGTAGACCCAACGTTCGTCATGGGCGCAGATCCCGACGAGGTCAGCTCCAAACAATTTGGCGACCTGCTTGACGGTCGTCGCAGCGTCAGCGGGGGATCCCATGTCGAAGTGTTCGCTTGGACCGTCGCGGAGTTGGCTGAGCGGACTTAGAAACCCGTCGCGTAAATCTTCCGCGTCATGCATTTCTGCGAACACGTCAGCCACATGCCAAGCAGCGTTACGAATGGCGTAATCACGCTGTCCAAACCCGGAAGCCTTGCGCCACTGTCGAAGAGGCTCGCGGTGGGAACGGAAGAACTCGCGGGCGGCATCAGTAGCGATCTCCGGATCCCAGAACGCCCGGTTGAACACATCGTCTACCTGGCTGAACCGTTCAAAGTCGGGGAGCACCTCCCAGGAGGGCCCGGACGGAAGATCGACGACAACCTCGCTCAGTTCTTCTGCCATTAGCGTCTGCCCGTCTTTGGCCGAGGCGGACAATCCGCCTTCAGGCACCAACAAGAATTGGAACCCTCAAGCAGAAATTACCCCTATTCCAATTGGTAGGGCCGATCGGAGTGGGCAACCCAATTATCGTCGGCACCGGAGAGGGCCTGACTTGCGTCTACTCGTACTGCAACACATCGAATGCGAGCATCCGGCACAGCTCCGGCACTTCCTCGCACGTGACGGCATCGACTGGACCGCCGTCGAACTCGATGAAGGCGAGCCAATCCCACCGCTTGAAGGGTTCGACGCCATGTGGGTTATGGGTGGCCCGATGGACGTGTGGGACGTCGAAGAACACCCGTGGTTGCTTGACGAAAAAGAGGCGATCCGAACCTGGGTAGTTGACCTAGGCCGCCCCTTCCTCGGGCTCTGTCTCGGCCACCAGTTACTGGCCGACGCGCTCGGCGGCACGTGCGGCCACCAGCAACCTCCCGAGATCGGGGTCCTAGAGGTGGCCCTAAC
Proteins encoded in this region:
- a CDS encoding NAD(P)/FAD-dependent oxidoreductase gives rise to the protein MRDRYRVERDKRLRADGNDQYIEVVGEFAHYTDDPYVESPIDRPPLTDEVDVIVVGGGFGGLQMGARLREAGVEDLRIIEKGGDFGGTWYWNRYPGAQCDIESYIYLPLLEEVGYIPQEKYSYAREILDYSRRLGEHYRLYDGVMFQTEVTGMTWDEDAARWIVATNRGDALRARFVAMANGPLNRPKLPGIPGISDFQGHAFHTSRWDYDYTGGGPDGDLDRLGDKRVAVIGTGASAIQCVPFLGETAQHLYVFQRTPSSVDVRGNEPTDSQWAAGLQPGWQKQRMENFNGLVSGVPQTEDLVDDGWTDLIGMMIRRFRDAQADGSADIAEILEMANFDKMNEIRSRVDGLVDSPEIAEKLKPYYRMFCKRPTFNDEYLPAFNRPNVELVDTAGKGIDRITEHGLVVDGVEYEVDCIIFATGFEVGTSYARRAGYEIIGSRGQTLSEKWATGMSTLHGVQSRGFPNCFFMQISQAAFTANFPHLLDELSTHLAHIIGHALHQGAVTVEVSEQGEEAWVATIVEKGLGAMGALGGADCTPGYYNNEGQAREPSAIQAAPYGGGSIEFFQLLEGWRADGNFDGLEFTN
- a CDS encoding reductive dehalogenase, coding for MAEELSEVVVDLPSGPSWEVLPDFERFSQVDDVFNRAFWDPEIATDAAREFFRSHREPLRQWRKASGFGQRDYAIRNAAWHVADVFAEMHDAEDLRDGFLSPLSQLRDGPSEHFDMGSPADAATTVKQVAKLFGADLVGICAHDERWVYSQRYARHAGEGRPVGLPAGLTSVVVVGQAMDHDLVDTVPSALSGAAVGLGYSKDALVLLATAQWLRNLGYQAVPSLNDTALAIPLAIQAGLGEYGRHGLVITPEFGPRVRFGKIFTDLPVGHDVPVEFGVSEFCEVCRRCTDACPPKAIPDGAPSPVKLNRSAIKGVRKWSVDGEKCFSYWTQIVTDCMICMRVCPYNKDFTKRRHRLGRRLASTGLRKVMLRLNDRLGYGERLKPRNWWAGATRRRL